The DNA segment aattcaagtttcagagcaagttcatgttaagtcaagtttcagttcaagttcatgtcaagtcaagttctgttcatgtttcaatttaagttatgtcaattatgttatgttgtactccaagttatgctttaattacttatgaatttgattatgcatttatgcttttactgtcatccatacatcgttagcttgtgtggaagttttttgttaacttactgaaatttataatcaaatctcattttggtaatcccaactaccattccatccgaatggtagatcttgttacaggacctaaaggagaatcatgagctgatcaactagacacagttaactaagcgacggtgcaacgtcaatgttaatataatagttaacgtaaattactacgtgtacgatggagttgcatctctagtactttttggatcataaccattttagactagtattgtgatcttagttgttcaataggtctttatgtttgaagtatgttttaagcatttaagatattttcaatttggtgtatagtattgctaaaaaaaaaagaaatattcactgcgaatattgcataatgttagatgcatgttaggaacattgcatcttatatattatGAACGAgagcaggtaatcttgtgttgcatgtctcgacgcttcaaatgtccgtccgatcctaaataaaatttgggagcgtcacactAGTTGAGTCTTTCACCATTccgaattattatttttttctctaatatgtattgaaaataaattaaaaaataaagaagcgtataaaagaaatgataatatGTATGACAATTTTGAAGTGTATTTCTCTATTTTGAGTATAAttagatagaaaaatataaaagaaaggaaatactgaaagaataatgatatactttaccactattttattattattttataaattttataaatttttttaattctttaaatttgtttatttaataattaaataaaaattatatatttttaaaaatttttttaatgacaaagtatgttaaaaaaattttaaaaaataataataaaaaacaaatacactataaataataataaaaaaaatgataagtgtatcattaccaTAGGGTGTAAAAGCAATGGCAGTTAAAGGAGATGTGATGTCGGGGTCAGCACCCTGCAGCCCAAGTTTTAATGCGGCTTTCTTGTCCCCCTCCAACCCCTTTGACATAATGGAGTGGATCTGGTCAAAAAGACGGGCGAGAgtggttgaaaatgaaagagTTGTTTGGATTCGGATAGTAtgatcacattttattttattttattatttgaatttttttttataaaatataataaataatttaatttttttaaattttaatttaattttttaaaatttaaaataataatgatattaaaactaatattttaataatattttatataatattttaatatttatttaaaatcaggAAACTTTAGCTCCTTTTTCGTAGTTTAAACACAATCGCCTACTTGAATGCCCCAAGGTTCCTGAGAATACAAAAGAATGCCCCAAGTTGGgtgtaaaaataatgataaatcaAATCGAATCGATTTAAATTGGTGGGATTAGTCTGGCTCTAAACTTGTTTAGTCTggtataagttattttattttatttttcaaatcgataaaattaaaactaatttttcttttttaaaaatcgaACCGGactaattcatatatatatattttaattttttatattctatataatatttatatataatatataactatatataaaataattttttattatatattaaattattaattaatataatattaaattttaaaatattataattttatttattgtattaatagttatattaatattatatcatacatattaattattatactaatattatatcaccctatattataatatatcattatattatatattataatatatcattatagtctataatataattataatatatattataatatactacaatatattatcattataatattatatattataatatattatattttatatatgatataatatataatataatacattaaaactaGTAAAATCAGATCGAATCGGATcggaaattattaaaataaaaatattaatttaagaagGTAACGGGTACATAAtcaattctaaaaaatataaaaccggtaATACCAATtggattataaattttatttaaaatcggATCGAATTGGACACGTAACTCCAAGATTCTTTATTTCAAAGAATTTTTGGGTATGAAATACCGAATACGTATGATAAAACAGAAGAAATTATGAGTACTCCAATTTATAGTATTATACGGCTCTGACTGTTCCCTGCAGTCATCTGAACCGTTGATCggattaattttttgtatcGTCAGCAAATAGAAAACAACGCCAACTTTTTGCGTTCGGGTTTCGCAGCGAACACTGCCTAATGCTTCTGTTGCTTTCTGCCTGATGGAAGGCCCttgagactctctctctctctgctcctCTCGTCGTTTCGTGCATATTCTTGCTGATTTCAGAGTGTTAATCGGCCTTTACTTCTCTGTCCGATTCACAAAAGAAAAGCTTGCGTACGTTCTTTGATTCTTCACTTtctgttttaaataatttatttacccCTTTATCTATTTAATGTAGTAGATTATATGCGATACGGGCCTTCATTTTGCTTGAAATCCGAGTCGGCTCTCTTGCTTGATTTGCTTCTGTAATTTTCGGCTGTCTCCGTCTTTGTTGTTTTCGAAATATAACCAAGTtccacttcttttttttccaatattgttttgGTTGTTCTTTAGATTTCTGTCTGGTTTATGTTAAGCCTCTGAGTAGTAATCTCTCATTGGTTCTTCCTTTCCCTCTTTACTTGTGGATCTCTTGagtttcattgttttttttttttccctttttcttttagtCTGTTTGTTCCCCGAGAAAGCTGGAAATTAGAAAAATGCATgcttttcaaacttctaaattattttggggAACAAAGTCTCTAAATTATTTTGGCAACGTAAATATCAGTTCATGCAGATGGGTGGCGCAGctgaattgatattattttgtgttttagaACGTTAGTTGAGCTAATTATGTCCTTATCTCATCGTCTGAATCCGATGTTTTTTCTGTTTGGAGTCTATTAATTGTCCTTTGTTGTCAACTTTCGTATTGACATAgaatcagatttttcttttgactATAATCTTTCACTTATAGGTTAAAGCAATCAGTATTTTGGTAATGTCGGCAAAGCAGTTTTTGACGTGGTCATTCTGAGAGCAGTTCATCactttttttgttccttttccTTAAAATCTTTTGACTTTAGCCATTTCaagtttgtttatatatatatatatatgtattcttttttatataagcAGTTTGTTTGTATCATATTCAGTCTCTAGTCGTAAGAGTTAGTTATTATTCTTGTCTGTGAGGGAAAAATTAATCTGATTTTGTCGGATTCTCTACTAATTATTattaatcttttaaaatataacgAAACAGCTATGGTGTCCGGCCTGGGAGCTTATTCCTGTTGTCTACTTTATGAATTAATTTATCCAGTATCATTCCAAagacttaaaatttaaaagaagtaaTTTGATTGATAAAGTATCACAAATTATGAGAAGAACTTTGGGGATATGTGCTCAGCAGAATTCTCATTTTGTTGTGCTGAAATTTGTGTTTCAGATTAAAGTCAGGGTTGAAAGCTAAAATAATCCCAAGGTATGCAGAAATTCCGAGTTTCCATTCCTTTgttaattttaatcttttaagttatGCTTGAATACTAAAATAGCCTCTGTGGTTTGTTTAATAGGAAAATTGGTCATTGAActataaaattaactttttctcATTGGATTTTTACCATTGATTAAATTAGTCCCCCTGTCACTCTTATGTTAGTAAACCGATCGAAACACCATGTCGATACTAatgccttataaaaaaaattttaaattacaacaggtattttttaaataaaaaacattttctttttaaaacaattaaattaatttttttaaaaagttttaatttaattaaatattgcaaagaaagaaaaagggtaCCGGCagtagcccccccccccccccccccccccaaaaaaaaaaaaaaaaaaactaatcaagAGACTAGAGATCAATTCTAGAACAAGTCAATTTTCAAAGCAAACCTTGTCTTTCTTTTCTGGGTAACTACTATTGGGttttcatgttttgtttttgacTGCGTTTTGGTGAATGTAGGTTTATTTAAGGTTGAATTTTCACTTCCAAAACGGTTGAAAGTATTTGAGTCTGATGTCTCCTCTCCTGCTGACTGCTGATGAGGGAGAGCAGAGCAATGTCTCTTCTTCACCCACTGTGGATTGTATCTCCCAAAATGGTTCAGGACTAAAAGAATGTAATTACATGGGTTTGTCAGATTGTTCTTCAGTGGATTGCTCTGCAGTCTCGAGCTCatcagaagagaaaaagaacaaTCTGAACTTGAAGGCAACGGAACTGAGGCTTGGCCTTCCTGGATCCCAATCACCCGGACGAACACCTGAGCTTTGCTTGCTGAACACAGGGAAACACGATGAGAAGCCACTGTTTCCTTTAATTCCTTCAAAGGAAGGAATCTGCTCATTGTTACAGAAGCATGTTGTTTCAGGAAATAAGCGAGGTTTCTCTGACACTATAGATGTGTTCTCAGAGGTTAAAGGTTCTGTTTATACTGCAGGAAATTGGATGATTCATGCGACTTCTGATTCCCAACCTCCACAATCTGTGGGGCAAGGGAAGTTTCCTGGTAATTCAGGGATGAATGTAGTGCCATCATCCATGTCTTCTGGGGCTTGCTCACGCATATTGGAGTTTTCTGGAAAGATTTTGCAGGAAGATCCTTGCTCTACCAATGGAATCAGCCACAACCATAAAACTGCTTCAAAAAACAACAGCAGTGCTCCAGCTCTCAAGTAAGTGAAAAATGCTACAAGAATGGTCCTCAATTCCTAGTTGTAACAGAGAGTACTATTATAATTGAaggatgttttattttttcataactGGTCTGTAATTTCTACCAACGACAGGGCTCAGGTTGTTGGTTGGCCTCCGATTAGATCATTTAGGAAGAATTCATTGGCTACCACTCCAAAGAACAGCCCCATTGCCCTTTTTGTAAAGGTCAGTATGGATGGTGCTCCCTATCAGAGGAAGGTAGATCTTAGAACATATTCTACATATCAAGAGCTGTCAACTGCTCTTGAGAAGATGTTCAGCTGTTTTACCATTGGTGAGATATTGTTTAGTCTTCATTGTTATGGCAACatagttttgaaaaaagtatATCATACAGTTTTTgaaattggggggggggggggggggggaattctTACTGTTGTGAAGTGGAAAACATTGCATTTTCCCTTGGGGTTCAATTACAACTCTTTATTATGACATTAGGTCAATGTGGATCCCAAGGAGCACCGGGGAGGGAGATGCTGAGCGAGAGTAAGTTAAGGGATCTTCTACATGGATCAGAATATGTGCTTACATACGAGGATAAAGATGGTGACTGGATGCTTGTAGGGGATGTACCATGGGTGTAAGTATTGATCCATCTGTACTATCCATCTTATCTGCCTTATGTTTCTCTCATTGCTTCCTTTGAGATAAATTAgtgaagaattaaaaatttgTTAATGATCAACGTgagaaaatgtttttatttgtgTAGAACTAAAGACCTTGTGCTATATTCCATTGCCTTTTTCATGTGTTGGCAAACATGAATGACCTTTGGATACATATCTTTCTAAGAAGCTAGTTGTGGAGCCTTATAGAGAACAGATGGGCCACAGCCAATagccccctccccctccccctccctaaGGTCGAAAAGTCCCTTTAGTGTGCATGCGTCCACACGTGAACTTGACATGCCCAATCATTAGAAGTTACAAAATTCGTGTTGTTGAACTATGTCTAGGATTACTAGAAACGAAAACAGTCAAAGGGGCCTACGATTTGTTAGAGTTCAATTATAGGTCCTAATATATGGGAAAGCTTTGTGTGCTTTATTTCGTAAGTTTAGAGAAAGCCCCTaggagtaatactacatactaCACTCTCATCATACTTTCATCCAACTATGTAAAATATGACGCTTTTATCACCCTTGGATCatcctttatattttttaaaggacAATTCAAAGGTTGATGGGCAATGCCACTTTATCATAGTGGGATGCGAGTATGGTATGCAATAAACTTTCCTTATCCTAGGTGGTGGTTGTATGGTTTCTCAGTGTCCTATCAACATGGAACTTGAGATCCTGTACAATCAAAGGCTAGAAATACTATAAACCTATATCCTTCTTAGACTAGCTTTTTAGAGATAAAGGGAAGTTACATAATGATGGTATATCAGAGTCACAATATCAATCCAACCCTCTCCTTCCCTCCTATTTAGTAAAAGAGAATATAAGATTCGTGTGAATTCTTATACCTGAGTGATAATGTTATTCAAATCTCCAGTTTTTGCATGGTGAAACAAATTTGAAGAATCATTATTTAACTGCCCAAGTTCTCATCCATTCCCATACAGTTTAGAGTTTAGTTACACttcatttaaacaaatataaatgtggAAAAGCTTATTGCCTGTGAATTTTTGTCATGAGGTGGATTGAGCATCTTATTCCAACAAGTTGAAtctgttggatgaattagaatGCAGGAACATAAGTCTGGTAATTTTGTCATTTCAAATACAGGTTGCACTGTAATTTTTCCATCAGATAAAACTTTAGGCTGAGGCCGCTGAGATAGTTTTTCCACTTAACACATTTGAACTATTGCACAGGAATTGCTTGGCCTAAGTTAGATGTTTTGTTACATGAAAATGGCTATGCATATGAATCTTTGCCCTGAATAAAGTTTACTTCTATTGTTGGGATGGATATTCTTCTGTTGTGGTATTCCCAATCTGACTGCAACTTGGTTTGTTACAGGATGTTTATTGAATCGTGCAAGAGGCTGAAAATCATGAGGGGCTCTGATGCCATTGGCTTAGGTATGCATGTTTTAAGAATGCACACATGTATGCATAGCACATTGGTTCTCATTGCTCGTATTATCATGTGTTATCGTTGGCATTGTCAATGGCTAGCCTAGTGAAATCTGTATAGCCTTCTGAAAAATCTCGAATGACAGAGATTCtgaataacatatatatacaatttaaaatttcaatatgcagtgaaaattaattaacaaattaGACGAATATATGTAGGCAATCACAAATACCACAAGATTTTTGGTCATGAAGGGAACTTTTTTGAAGaactcttaaaaagaaaaatcattccAGGTGCTCAGCCACCATCTTTAAAATCCACCATAGAAGTtcagtttgttacaaccaatttggAACCACTTACAAACCCTTGAAGCATCTAAATATGGCTTCCAATAgtacgagtgacccactcgatttCTGCATCTTGGCAACTCCGGACCTCTAGCCTCTTCTATAGCTTCTCCATGAGTACCTATTTGATATCTGTAACTTGGCAGCTCCGGAAAGACCTCTAGCCAACGAACTTGTCCCCATTAATGGATTCACAAgacatcaaatattaaaatgaagTGATTGAGGTCTGTTTATCAGGAGAGAAAGTGTCAAGCAGGCTAAATAAATCTGCCTAGGGTTTTCTCTCAAGAATACAATGAAATCAGCTGTTGTGGCCTCGCTTAACCCTAGAAGTCTTGAATACTCACccacactcacacacacactttGGGTTTGTTTAGGTCATTAAAGACTCCAAATCTATGTAAAATTGTGTTTCCTCCAATTTTCGCTAATGCCAATATTGAGCTGTTTTGACTTGGTAAACATTGGGATTTGAAGTCTTTGCGAAATATGAAGTTGTAGGTATTTGAGTTAGCTTTCCAGTGCCCACCTTAATCCAGCTGGGATCAAAAGTTATAACTGTTATAATCTGACTAGGTTGATCGATCTCATTAGGTCTAGTGAATTTGCTACTTTCCAATATTTTTTATCCATTGTGAATCTAATCT comes from the Carya illinoinensis cultivar Pawnee chromosome 8, C.illinoinensisPawnee_v1, whole genome shotgun sequence genome and includes:
- the LOC122318516 gene encoding auxin-responsive protein IAA9-like, yielding MSPLLLTADEGEQSNVSSSPTVDCISQNGSGLKECNYMGLSDCSSVDCSAVSSSSEEKKNNLNLKATELRLGLPGSQSPGRTPELCLLNTGKHDEKPLFPLIPSKEGICSLLQKHVVSGNKRGFSDTIDVFSEVKGSVYTAGNWMIHATSDSQPPQSVGQGKFPGNSGMNVVPSSMSSGACSRILEFSGKILQEDPCSTNGISHNHKTASKNNSSAPALKAQVVGWPPIRSFRKNSLATTPKNSPIALFVKVSMDGAPYQRKVDLRTYSTYQELSTALEKMFSCFTIGQCGSQGAPGREMLSESKLRDLLHGSEYVLTYEDKDGDWMLVGDVPWVMFIESCKRLKIMRGSDAIGLAPRAMEKTSKRI